The genome window AAACACATCTGATTAATCTCCAATTAGAAACGAAAATAATGAAAAAAACCAGTATCACTCATAGAGCAATACTGGTAAAAATTATTTTTGGAATATTCCTATCCCAAATTGCTTAACATACCGGTAAAAATAATTCTTCGTGTAATAAATTAAGTGCAGTTACTTTATGCTCGGCACCTAATAATACAGATATATTGTGACTGCTTCCTCCGTATGAAATCATACGTACTGGAAGCTGCTGTAAAGCATTGAAAATTTGTCCTTCAACTTTAGATTCTTCTTGAAGGAATTGACCTACAATACAAACAATTGTTTGGTCTGTATCAACTTCTACATGTCCAAGAGATTCTAACTCTTCAACAATTTGTTTCAAGTAAGTAGTGTCATCGATAGTCAATGATACCGCTACCTCAGAAGTTGTAATCATATCGATTGGTGTTTTGTATTTTTCAAATACTTCAAACACCTTTTTCAAGAAACCATAAGCAAATAACATACGGCTTGATCTGATTTTGATCGCTGTAATACCATCTTTAGCTGCAATGGATTTTACGCCTTCACCTGTAATTGCAGAAGAAATTGTTGTTCCTTTTGCTTGAGGATCCATTGTATTCAAAAGTCTTACAGGAATATCCTTTTCTTTTGTTGGTAGTACAGAAGCAGGATGAAGAATTTTAGCACCAAAATATGCCAACTCTGCAGCTTCATCAAAATGCAATTGTTCAACAGGCTCTGTTCCCTCTACAAAACGAGGGTCATTGTTGTGCATTCCGTCGATATCCGTCCAAATCTGAACTTCGTCAGCATCTACACAAGCACCAATAATGGATGCCGAATAATCACTACCACCTCTTCTTAGGTTATCAACTTCTCCATTCTCATTCAAACAGATGTATCCTTGAGTGATGAATAGTTGTACATCTTGGTGTTGACTAAGTACGGCATTCACTTGATCTGTGATGTAGTCATAATCTGGCTCACCATCAACAGTCTTCATAAATGAAAGTGCTGGTAGTAAAGCAGAGTTTACATTGATCGACTCCAAATACATTTGCATAAGGTTTGTCGAAATCAACTCTCCTTGAGCTAGAATTGTCTTTTCTTGCTCGTCACCAAAATTGTTCGTTTCAAAAGATCCTAAAAGCTCGTACTTCTCAGCTACGAAAGCTTGTGCTCCTTCTACAAAATTTGAATCTCCGAATAATCCTTCGATAATTTCATCATATCTCGGGCGGAAACCTGCTACAACTTCCTGAACTGTTTTACTATCACCGATTCTATATGCTTCAGTCAGTTGTACCAATTGGTTGGTCATTCCAGAAACGGCTGAAAGAACTACAATCTTCGGTTCATCTCCATTGATCAGTTCTGCTACTTGTTTCATTCGTTCCGCGGAACCCACAGAAGTTCCTCCAAATTTGTAGACTTTCATATGTGTCATTTATTAGTTAATCGGTGTGATGCGCTAACCTGTCTCTTAGATCAGATATCACAGATTGTTGTTGTGAATATAATTTCGTTTTCAATTGAGCTTTCTCGCTCATTGTTGACACAAATTAAAGTGAGTTTGAGAATAGATAGAAAAAATCAAAGAAAAAATACTTTATTATAACTTAGTGTTATTTTTATAACATTTAAACTCATTTAAAACTCATATCTTAATTAATCACTCGACCAACTGATATATTTTTAAATTCTTCATGTTATCTTAATATTATCAAATTACGACATCAGTTTTACCTTGACCAAAGCACATTATGAAAAGAGATTTTTATGAAAAAGAACTTGTAAGACTTCAAGAAGAACTAGTTAGCCTACAAGAGTGGGTCAAACAAGAAGGCTTAAAAGTCTGTATCATTTTTGAAGGACGAGATGCTGCAGGAAAAGGTGGTATCATTAAAAGGTTTACTGAAAAACTAAACCACAGGGTTTGTAAAGTTGTCGCATTAGGTATCCCAACCGAAAGAGAGAAATCACAATGGTACTTCCAACGTTACGTTTCTCATCTTCCTGCTGCAGGTGAAATTGTTCTATTTGACAGAAGTTGGTACAACAGGGCTGGAGTAGAGCGAGTAATGAATTTTTGTACAGAAGCCCAATACCAAGAATTTCTTCGTTCATGTCCTGAATTTGAACGCATGCTACTTCGTTCAGGGATTATTCTTCTAAAGTATTGGCTTTCTATTTCTGATGAAGAACAAGAAAAACGTTTTAAAGAACGTCTGAACAAACCTATGAAAAGATGGAAGTTCAGTGAAATGGACACTTATGCACGTAGTCGTTGGGTAGCGTATTCGAGGGCAAAAGATACCATGTTTGCTTACACAGACACCAAACAGTCACCTTGGTATGTGGTAGAAGCTGACGATAAACGTAAAGCAAGGCTAAATTGTATCACACATATTCTCAAACAAATTCCTTACGAAGAAGTAAAACACCCTACTATAAAACTTCCAAAAATAAATCGAGAGGGATATATCAGACCTCCAATGGATGAGCAAACCATCATTCCAGACCATTACAAAGACTAAATATTCATATTATTTCTTGAAGTAATTTTATAAATATTTCGCTTTCTTTGTCTATAGATAGAATGTCCATCCTTTTAGCGCAGAATTAAAAAGATGGACATTTTCTGTGGTCAAAGATCTTAACTTGAAGAATAATAAATATGACTTTTTGGAACAAAACTAGCATCACTTTTTCAATCCTACTTACCCTTTGTGGAATTGCTCTTGCACACCCTTTGCACTTATCACTGACTGAAATGCAATACGATCAAGATAGCAAAGCACTACAGATAACTCACAAGATTTTTATTGATGATTTAGAAGATGCTATTGAAAAGAAATACAACCTCAGACTAAGACTTCATACAGAAAAAGAGCATGCTGAAAGTGAAAAATATGTTCGTTTATATATAGAAGAAAATTTCACGGGGCAGATCAATAACAAAGAAATCAATTTCCAATGGATTGGGATGGAAACAGATATGGAATCACTTTGGGCTTATAGAGAAGTTTCAAAGGTGAAAAAAATCAATACTGTGATAATCCAAAACACCATTCTATCCGAATTATTTGACGATCAAAAGAATATGGTTCACATCTTTTACAAGGAAATTAAGAGAACCTTACTTTTCGATCGTGAAGAAAAAACACAGGAAATAGAAATGAAGTAATCGAATAATTATTCATTTATTCTGTATTATTTAAAGAACTTGGGCTTTGTCTTAAATTCAAAACCTCATAACACTGTACACTGGCATGGTTTTTCATATTTCAAAACCATTGACCATCAGAACTTTTGAGACAAACCCATGTTTACCATTATCAGGACCCTGCTGAATTACACACTGTTTACTTTAGCATTAATCTTATTTTCTTTCCTTGAAGCCTCTTCTACACATATCCGAGCTGGAGATATCACAATGAGAAGAGTTGGCAATAATGTTCTCCAATACGAAATCTCTGTTTATTTATATAGAGACACAGAGGGTATCCCTGCCCCAAATGGAGAAATTAACTTTGGCACAGGTGATTCCGTCATCGTTTCTCCAGATGATTTAGGTAAAATCAATGAAGGAACTACTGAAATCCTCCTTTATCAAACAGTCTACACATTTCCCTCTTCGGGTTGGTATAATGTGAGTTTCAGTCAAGGAAATCGGAATGAAGGAATACTGAATATGGATAATTCCGTTGGCACTAACTTTTTCATCGAATCCAAATTTTGGATAAATCCACTCCTTGGACTTAATTCATCACCTGCACTGCTCATTCCTCCAATAGATGAAGCTGTTGTGGGGCAAAGATATATTCATAATCC of Sediminitomix flava contains these proteins:
- the ppk2 gene encoding polyphosphate kinase 2, which codes for MKRDFYEKELVRLQEELVSLQEWVKQEGLKVCIIFEGRDAAGKGGIIKRFTEKLNHRVCKVVALGIPTEREKSQWYFQRYVSHLPAAGEIVLFDRSWYNRAGVERVMNFCTEAQYQEFLRSCPEFERMLLRSGIILLKYWLSISDEEQEKRFKERLNKPMKRWKFSEMDTYARSRWVAYSRAKDTMFAYTDTKQSPWYVVEADDKRKARLNCITHILKQIPYEEVKHPTIKLPKINREGYIRPPMDEQTIIPDHYKD
- a CDS encoding DUF6702 family protein — protein: MTFWNKTSITFSILLTLCGIALAHPLHLSLTEMQYDQDSKALQITHKIFIDDLEDAIEKKYNLRLRLHTEKEHAESEKYVRLYIEENFTGQINNKEINFQWIGMETDMESLWAYREVSKVKKINTVIIQNTILSELFDDQKNMVHIFYKEIKRTLLFDREEKTQEIEMK
- a CDS encoding aspartate kinase, with the protein product MKVYKFGGTSVGSAERMKQVAELINGDEPKIVVLSAVSGMTNQLVQLTEAYRIGDSKTVQEVVAGFRPRYDEIIEGLFGDSNFVEGAQAFVAEKYELLGSFETNNFGDEQEKTILAQGELISTNLMQMYLESINVNSALLPALSFMKTVDGEPDYDYITDQVNAVLSQHQDVQLFITQGYICLNENGEVDNLRRGGSDYSASIIGACVDADEVQIWTDIDGMHNNDPRFVEGTEPVEQLHFDEAAELAYFGAKILHPASVLPTKEKDIPVRLLNTMDPQAKGTTISSAITGEGVKSIAAKDGITAIKIRSSRMLFAYGFLKKVFEVFEKYKTPIDMITTSEVAVSLTIDDTTYLKQIVEELESLGHVEVDTDQTIVCIVGQFLQEESKVEGQIFNALQQLPVRMISYGGSSHNISVLLGAEHKVTALNLLHEELFLPVC